One Ricinus communis isolate WT05 ecotype wild-type chromosome 1, ASM1957865v1, whole genome shotgun sequence DNA window includes the following coding sequences:
- the LOC8267333 gene encoding ATP-dependent Clp protease proteolytic subunit 5, chloroplastic isoform X2 has translation MAHSLLSSSASSLRFGSLVFSPNPSSAPDSHKLSLPFEPLRSRKLSSIRKNSQPSSAKAVYSGQFWAPEKTSRQGIWSIRDDLEIPSSPYFPAYANGQGQAQGPPPMVHERFQSVISQLFQYRIIRCGGAVDDDMANIIVAQLLYLDAVDPNKDIVMYVNSPGGSVTAGMAIFDTMRHIRPDVSTVCVGLAASMGAFLLSAGTKGKRYSLPNSRIMIHQPLGGAQGGQSDIDIQANEMLHHKANLNGYLAYHTGQSLEKINQDTDRDYFMSAKEATDYGLIDGVITNPLKAFQPLAAAADSM, from the exons ATGGCTCATTCTTTACTGTCTTCATCGGCTTCCTCTCTCAGATTTGGCTCTCTCGTCTTCTCTCCAAACCCTAGCTCCGCTCCCGATTCTCACAAACTCTCTCTCCCCTTCGAGCCCCTTCGTTCCAG AAAGTTAAGTAGTATCAGAAAGAATTCCCAGCCGTCTTCAGCAAAGGCTGTTTACTCTGGTCAGTTTTGGGCACCTGAGAAAACTTCTCGGCAAGGGATTTGGTCAATAAG AGATGATTTGGAAATCCCATCTTCACCTTACTTCCCTGCATACGCTAATGGTCAAGGGCAAGCTCAAGGTCCTCCTCCAATGGTGCATGAGAGATTCCAGAGTGTTATTAGTCAACTTTTCCAATAT AGAATTATACGTTGTGGTGGAGCTGTTGATGATGACATGGCTAACATTATTGTTGCTCAACTTCTATATCTTGATGCAGTTGATCCTAATAAG GATATTGTAATGTATGTAAATTCTCCTGGAGGATCAGTTACAGCTG GAATGGCAATATTTGATACAATGAGGCATATTCGACCTGATGTGTCCACTGTCTGCGTTGGACTTGCCGCTAG TATGGGAGCTTTCCTGCTTAGTGCCGGGACCAAAG GGAAAAGATACAGCTTGCCTAACTCAAGAATAATGATCCATCAGCCTCTTGGTGGAGCTCAGGGTGGGCAATCTGATATAGATATTCAG GCAAATGAAATGTTGCATCATAAGGCAAACCTTAATGGGTATCTTGCCTACCACACTGGTCAAAGTCTCGAGAAGATCAATCAGGACACAGATCGTGATTACTTCATGAGTGCAAAAGAAGCCACAGACTATGGGCTCATTGATGGTGTTATCACGAATCCTCTCAAAGCTTTCCAGCCGCTGGCAGCTGCAGCAGATAGTATGTAA
- the LOC8267331 gene encoding calponin homology domain-containing protein DDB_G0272472 isoform X2 — protein sequence MEEFGICRFDIIGNAARKKRTQTSRRPKPESQPLIDSRHHSSSSSTTPPSGRSAFSNKRSSEGVLAPANWKNTSKVKESFEAESINANIYSGRNGESQSLEQSGVLVDSLGNENKVKKVKLKVGGVTRTIHANSTTNGSTNNSRFSENSRLKHKLQGNSEQYHSILEKRTGLQGVPWKDFCTSGFSLGKESSSMGKISEKNAFGKQGEKSETARKSKRVPKRRVLDEEIGEDYEDDEIRYLEKLKTPKIAARYKDNEKSSRKQQRLSSLESVGALKLAKNGKKKSSLDRASEDTGYEEEEDLASEGELEGNNRKKQKKESVDVLMDSKREMTLTTRQRALQSSRDGSTSAANLIEFPNGLPPAPSRKQKEKLTELEQQLKKAEAAQKRRIQVENAERESQAEAIRKILGQDSSRKKREEKIKKRQEELAQEKAANALTLPSNTIRCVMGPTGTVMTFSNDMGLPGIFESKPCSYPPPREKCAGPSCSNPYKYRDSKSMLPLCSLQCYKTVQEQMQAEGSC from the exons atgGAAGAGTTTGGTATTTGTCGGTTTGACATCATTGGAAATGCTGCAAGGAAGAAACGGACTCAAACATCTCGCCGGCCTAAGCCCGAGTCACAGCCACTCATTGACAGTCGTCATCATTCATCATCCTCATCGACGACACCACCTTCAG GGCGAAGTGCATTTAGCAATAAACGCTCTAGTGAAGGTGTCCTTGCCCCTGCTAATTGGAAAAACACAAGCAAGGTGAAGGAATCTTTTGAAGCGGAGTCAATAAATGCAAATATCTATTCTGGTAGAAATGGTGAAAGTCAAAGTTTAGAGCAGTCAGGAGTGCTTGTAGACTCATTAGGAAATgagaataaagtaaaaaaggtTAAGCTAAAGGTTGGTGGTGTCACACGCACTATTCATGCCAACTCGACAACTAATGGTTCTACAAATAATTCTCGATTCTCAGAAAATTCCAGATTAAAGCATAAGCTTCAG GGGAACTCAGAGCAATACcattcaattttagaaaagaggACTGGATTGCAAGGAGTTCCTTGGAAGGATTTCTGTACAAGTGGATTTAGTCTTGGGAAAGAGAGCTCTTCTATGGGGAAGATATCTGAGAAGAACGCGTTTGGAAAACAAGGAGAGAAATCTGAAACAGCTCGCAAAAGCAAGCGGGTCCCCAAGAGACGTGTATTGGATGAGGAAATTGGTGAAGATTACGAGGATGATGAGATACGATATCTGGAAAAACTTAAAACTCCAAAGATTGCTGCCAGATATAAAGATAATGAAAAATCAAGCAGGAAACAGCAAAGGCTTTCCAGCTTGGAAAGTGTTGGTGCTTTAAAATTGGCTAAAAATGGAAAGAAGAAGTCCTCATTGGACCGGGCATCAGAGGATACAGGTtatgaggaagaagaagatctgGCATCTGAGGGTGAGCTTGAAGGCAATAACAGGAAGAAGCAGAAAAAGGAATCTGTTGATGTGTTGATGGATAGTAAGAGAGAGATGACTCTAACCACGCGTCAACGGGCACTTCAGTCTAGCAGAGATGGATCTACATCTGCTGCTAACTTAATTGAGTTTCCAAATGGATTACCACCTGCACCATCAAGAA AACAAAAGGAGAAACTTACAGAATTAGAGCAGCAACTAAAGAAGGCTGAGGCCGCTCAAAAGCGCAGAATACAAGTTGAAAATGCTGAAAGGGAATCTCAG gCTGAGGCTATTCGAAAAATACTTGGTCAAGATTCCAGCAGGAAGAAGCgagaagagaaaataaagaagcgCCAAGAAGAATTGGCACAG GAGAAGGCTGCTAATGCCCTGACGCTTCCGTCAAACACCATCAGATGCGTCATGGGTCCTACTGGGACTGTCATGACATTCTCCAATGACATGGGACTCCCTGGTATATTTGAGTCTAAACCCTGCAG CTATCCTCCTCCACGGGAGAAGTGTGCAGGCCCTTCCTGTTCTAATCCATACAAGTATAGAGATTCCAAGTCGATGCTTCCGCTTTGCAGTTTACAGTGCTATAAGACAGTTCAGGAGCAAATGCAAGCTGAAGGCAGCTGCTGA
- the LOC8267335 gene encoding probable WRKY transcription factor 65, which yields MDGSPSRKLESEVSDLKSETRASKRRKVVEKTVVTVKIEANARKLKNDGPPSDFWSWRKYGQKPIKGSPYPRGYYRCSTSKGCSAKKQVERCRTDASVLIITYTSNHNHPGPDLHSTGLNKQLNASQTQPSTDDQDHPITTPKQEEEDEIEKHDQQPVESISHKDESADHNFHYLQSPVNCSQDIMITQEDHPFIVENSSEETHNTLGIVLDEEPISRPRLMTFSTPASEENDFFDELEELPTYSSFTSFMRSNFFDERIPVVPS from the exons ATGGATGGTTCTCCTTCTCGAAAACTGGAGTCAGAAGTTTCAGACCTCAAATCAGAAACTCGGGCTTCCAAAAGAAG GAAGGTTGTTGAGAAGACTGTTGTTACAGTGAAGATCGAAGCAAATGCTAGGAAGCTGAAGAATGATGGGCCACCTTCTGATTTTTGGTCTTGGAGAAAATATGGCCAGAAACCAATTAAAGGATCTCCTTATCCAAG GGGCTATTACAGGTGCAGCACATCAAAAGGCTGTTCAGCAAAAAAACAAGTGGAGAGATGCAGAACAGATGCGTCGGTGCTGATCATCACTTATACTTCTAATCATAATCATCCAGGCCCTGATCTTCACAGCACAGGCCTAAACAAACAACTAAATGCGTCACAGACACAGCCCAGTACTGATGATCAAGATCATCCCATAACAACTCCAAAacaagaagaggaagatgagaTTGAGAAACACGATCAACAGCCCGTTGAATCAATCAGTCACAAAGATGAGAGTGCGGATCACAATTTTCACTACTTACAATCCCCAGTAAACTGTTCGCAAGATATCATGATTACCCAAGAAGACCACCCTTTCATCGTCGAGAATTCTTCAGAAGAAACTCATAACACATTAGGTATTGTCTTGGATGAAGAACCCATTTCTCGCCCAAGACTAATGACATTTTCAACACCAGCATCAGAAGAAAATGACTTCTTTGATGAGCTAGAAGAACTACCCACTTATTCATCTTTCACTAGCTTCATGAGAAGCAATTTTTTTGATGAAAGGATTCCTGTTGTCCCTTCTTGA
- the LOC8267333 gene encoding ATP-dependent Clp protease proteolytic subunit 5, chloroplastic isoform X1, whose amino-acid sequence MAHSLLSSSASSLRFGSLVFSPNPSSAPDSHKLSLPFEPLRSRKFRKLSSIRKNSQPSSAKAVYSGQFWAPEKTSRQGIWSIRDDLEIPSSPYFPAYANGQGQAQGPPPMVHERFQSVISQLFQYRIIRCGGAVDDDMANIIVAQLLYLDAVDPNKDIVMYVNSPGGSVTAGMAIFDTMRHIRPDVSTVCVGLAASMGAFLLSAGTKGKRYSLPNSRIMIHQPLGGAQGGQSDIDIQANEMLHHKANLNGYLAYHTGQSLEKINQDTDRDYFMSAKEATDYGLIDGVITNPLKAFQPLAAAADSM is encoded by the exons ATGGCTCATTCTTTACTGTCTTCATCGGCTTCCTCTCTCAGATTTGGCTCTCTCGTCTTCTCTCCAAACCCTAGCTCCGCTCCCGATTCTCACAAACTCTCTCTCCCCTTCGAGCCCCTTCGTTCCAG gAAATTCAGAAAGTTAAGTAGTATCAGAAAGAATTCCCAGCCGTCTTCAGCAAAGGCTGTTTACTCTGGTCAGTTTTGGGCACCTGAGAAAACTTCTCGGCAAGGGATTTGGTCAATAAG AGATGATTTGGAAATCCCATCTTCACCTTACTTCCCTGCATACGCTAATGGTCAAGGGCAAGCTCAAGGTCCTCCTCCAATGGTGCATGAGAGATTCCAGAGTGTTATTAGTCAACTTTTCCAATAT AGAATTATACGTTGTGGTGGAGCTGTTGATGATGACATGGCTAACATTATTGTTGCTCAACTTCTATATCTTGATGCAGTTGATCCTAATAAG GATATTGTAATGTATGTAAATTCTCCTGGAGGATCAGTTACAGCTG GAATGGCAATATTTGATACAATGAGGCATATTCGACCTGATGTGTCCACTGTCTGCGTTGGACTTGCCGCTAG TATGGGAGCTTTCCTGCTTAGTGCCGGGACCAAAG GGAAAAGATACAGCTTGCCTAACTCAAGAATAATGATCCATCAGCCTCTTGGTGGAGCTCAGGGTGGGCAATCTGATATAGATATTCAG GCAAATGAAATGTTGCATCATAAGGCAAACCTTAATGGGTATCTTGCCTACCACACTGGTCAAAGTCTCGAGAAGATCAATCAGGACACAGATCGTGATTACTTCATGAGTGCAAAAGAAGCCACAGACTATGGGCTCATTGATGGTGTTATCACGAATCCTCTCAAAGCTTTCCAGCCGCTGGCAGCTGCAGCAGATAGTATGTAA
- the LOC8267330 gene encoding uncharacterized protein LOC8267330, with translation MMELKKVFLLFVSSSLILFIAECHEPSPSPFPLPVSSISSSPDQAPSSSSDVESPAPAPSSSAEAPSGLPLLFKSMPSGPRNPVLVKICGTTDHPQECLASVSPFQTGESDPVSVLKMEMQALYQGFEKAFDKATEISEHPDTPASIKMCLDTCLEMYDSGLIDLQDAISALSNHDIDKLKTVLSATLSDIDTCDEAFMEESDTHSPMKEIDDELTKIASNNLAIANALLRSKQEGHSFFSVFQ, from the exons ATGATGGAGCTCAAAAAAGTCTTCCTCCTCTTCGTCTCCTCTTCTCTTATCTTATTTATTGCAGAGTGCCACGAaccttctccttctccttttccATTGCCAGTATCTTCAATATCAAGTTCACCTGATCAGGCTCCGTCGTCATCATCTGATGTTGAATCACCTGCACCCGCACCATCATCTTCTGCTGAAGCCCCAAGCGGATTGCCATTACTATTCAAGTCTATGCCATCGGGACCGCGCAATCCTGTCCTGGTGAAGATATGTGGCACAACTGATCATCCACAGGAATGTCTAGCCTCAGTCTCCCCTTTCCAGACAGGAGAATCGGACCCTGTTTCTGTCctgaaaatggaaatgcaagcACTCTATCAGGGTTTCGAAAAAGCATTTGATAAGGCTACAGAGATCAGCGAGCACCCGGATACACCTGCGTCCATTAAAATGTGCTTGGATACATGCCTTGAGATGTATGATTCAGGGCTTATTGACCTCCAAGATGCCATCTCTGCACTTTCAAATCATGATATCGATAAGCTTAAAACTGTACTCAGTGCCACTCTATCCGACATTGACACCTGCGACGAAGCATTCATGGAAGAATCCGATACTCACTCCCCAATGAAGGAGATCGATGACGAGTTGACCAAGATTGCTAGCAACAACTTGGCCATTGCGAATGCATTGCTCCG CTCAAAGCAAGAGGGCCATTCCTTTTTCTCTGTTTTCCAATAA
- the LOC8267331 gene encoding calponin homology domain-containing protein DDB_G0272472 isoform X1, translating to MEEFGICRFDIIGNAARKKRTQTSRRPKPESQPLIDSRHHSSSSSTTPPSGDIDKSSSDENVNSSSRRKEFNLNQCMSWNKESEGSDAFYSNDSGRSAFSNKRSSEGVLAPANWKNTSKVKESFEAESINANIYSGRNGESQSLEQSGVLVDSLGNENKVKKVKLKVGGVTRTIHANSTTNGSTNNSRFSENSRLKHKLQGNSEQYHSILEKRTGLQGVPWKDFCTSGFSLGKESSSMGKISEKNAFGKQGEKSETARKSKRVPKRRVLDEEIGEDYEDDEIRYLEKLKTPKIAARYKDNEKSSRKQQRLSSLESVGALKLAKNGKKKSSLDRASEDTGYEEEEDLASEGELEGNNRKKQKKESVDVLMDSKREMTLTTRQRALQSSRDGSTSAANLIEFPNGLPPAPSRKQKEKLTELEQQLKKAEAAQKRRIQVENAERESQAEAIRKILGQDSSRKKREEKIKKRQEELAQEKAANALTLPSNTIRCVMGPTGTVMTFSNDMGLPGIFESKPCSYPPPREKCAGPSCSNPYKYRDSKSMLPLCSLQCYKTVQEQMQAEGSC from the exons atgGAAGAGTTTGGTATTTGTCGGTTTGACATCATTGGAAATGCTGCAAGGAAGAAACGGACTCAAACATCTCGCCGGCCTAAGCCCGAGTCACAGCCACTCATTGACAGTCGTCATCATTCATCATCCTCATCGACGACACCACCTTCAGGTGATATTGATAAGTCTTCCAGTGATGAAAATGTCAATTCTAGTTCTAGGAGGAAAGAGTTCAATCTTAATCAATGCATGTCATGGAATAAGGAGAGTGAAGGATCTGATGCATTCTATAGTAATGATTCAGGGCGAAGTGCATTTAGCAATAAACGCTCTAGTGAAGGTGTCCTTGCCCCTGCTAATTGGAAAAACACAAGCAAGGTGAAGGAATCTTTTGAAGCGGAGTCAATAAATGCAAATATCTATTCTGGTAGAAATGGTGAAAGTCAAAGTTTAGAGCAGTCAGGAGTGCTTGTAGACTCATTAGGAAATgagaataaagtaaaaaaggtTAAGCTAAAGGTTGGTGGTGTCACACGCACTATTCATGCCAACTCGACAACTAATGGTTCTACAAATAATTCTCGATTCTCAGAAAATTCCAGATTAAAGCATAAGCTTCAG GGGAACTCAGAGCAATACcattcaattttagaaaagaggACTGGATTGCAAGGAGTTCCTTGGAAGGATTTCTGTACAAGTGGATTTAGTCTTGGGAAAGAGAGCTCTTCTATGGGGAAGATATCTGAGAAGAACGCGTTTGGAAAACAAGGAGAGAAATCTGAAACAGCTCGCAAAAGCAAGCGGGTCCCCAAGAGACGTGTATTGGATGAGGAAATTGGTGAAGATTACGAGGATGATGAGATACGATATCTGGAAAAACTTAAAACTCCAAAGATTGCTGCCAGATATAAAGATAATGAAAAATCAAGCAGGAAACAGCAAAGGCTTTCCAGCTTGGAAAGTGTTGGTGCTTTAAAATTGGCTAAAAATGGAAAGAAGAAGTCCTCATTGGACCGGGCATCAGAGGATACAGGTtatgaggaagaagaagatctgGCATCTGAGGGTGAGCTTGAAGGCAATAACAGGAAGAAGCAGAAAAAGGAATCTGTTGATGTGTTGATGGATAGTAAGAGAGAGATGACTCTAACCACGCGTCAACGGGCACTTCAGTCTAGCAGAGATGGATCTACATCTGCTGCTAACTTAATTGAGTTTCCAAATGGATTACCACCTGCACCATCAAGAA AACAAAAGGAGAAACTTACAGAATTAGAGCAGCAACTAAAGAAGGCTGAGGCCGCTCAAAAGCGCAGAATACAAGTTGAAAATGCTGAAAGGGAATCTCAG gCTGAGGCTATTCGAAAAATACTTGGTCAAGATTCCAGCAGGAAGAAGCgagaagagaaaataaagaagcgCCAAGAAGAATTGGCACAG GAGAAGGCTGCTAATGCCCTGACGCTTCCGTCAAACACCATCAGATGCGTCATGGGTCCTACTGGGACTGTCATGACATTCTCCAATGACATGGGACTCCCTGGTATATTTGAGTCTAAACCCTGCAG CTATCCTCCTCCACGGGAGAAGTGTGCAGGCCCTTCCTGTTCTAATCCATACAAGTATAGAGATTCCAAGTCGATGCTTCCGCTTTGCAGTTTACAGTGCTATAAGACAGTTCAGGAGCAAATGCAAGCTGAAGGCAGCTGCTGA